A single region of the Phyllostomus discolor isolate MPI-MPIP mPhyDis1 chromosome 14, mPhyDis1.pri.v3, whole genome shotgun sequence genome encodes:
- the SLC27A3 gene encoding solute carrier family 27 member 3 isoform X1, which translates to MATLLLLLLLLLLPLLLHLWPQWRWLAADLAFTVRALRCKRALRARALAAATADPQGPEGGCSLAWRLAQLARQRPAHTFLIHGAQCFSYAEAERQSNRAARAFLRARGWEGVSGYASRGAREGQGAAGSGEGQAARDGNGAAPLAPGATVALLLPASPEFLWLWFGLAKAGLRTAFVPTALRRGPLLHCLRSCGASALVLAPEFLESLEPDLPALRAMGLHLWAAGPETHSAGISDLLAEVSAELDGPVPGYLSAPQSIMDTCLYIFTSGTTGLPKAARISHLKVLQCQGFYQLCGAHQEDVIYLALPLYHMSGSLLGIVGCLGIGATVVLKSKFSAGQFWEDCQKHRVTVFQYIGELCRYLVNQPPSQAERGHKVRLAVGSGLRLDTWERFVRRFGPLQVLETYGLTEGNVATFNYTGQRGAVGRASWLYKRVFPFSLIRFDVTTGEPLRDTRGHCVATSPGEPGLLVTPVSQQSPFLGYAGDPELAKGKLLKDVFRPGDVFFNTGDLLVCDDQGFLRFHDRTGDTFRWKGENVATTEVAEALEALDFLQEVNVYGVTVPGHEGRAGMAALVLRPPHSLDLVQLYAHVSENLPPYAWPRFLRLQESLATTETFKQQKVRMAKEGFDPSTLSDPLYILDQAGGAYLPLTPARYGALLAGDLRI; encoded by the exons ATGGCtaccctcctgctgctgcttctgttgcTGCTGTTGCCGCTACTGCTGCACCTCTGGCCTCAGTGGCGCTGGCTGGCAGCAGACTTGGCCTTCACGGTGCGCGCCCTACGCTGCAAACGCGCGCTCCGAGCACGCGCCCTGGCCGCGGCCACAGCCGACCCGCAGGGTCCGGAGGGGGGTTGCAGCCTGGCCTGGCGCCTCGCACAACTGGCTCGCCAGCGGCCGGCGCACACCTTCCTCATCCACGGCGCGCAGTGCTTCAGCTATGCTGAGGCCGAGCGCCAGAGCAATCGGGCGGCACGCGCCTTCCTGCGCGCACGGGGCTGGGAAGGGGTCAGCGGCTACGCTTCAAGGGGCGCCCGGGAGGGCCAGGGAGCAGCCGGAagcggggaggggcaggccgCGAGGGATGGGAATGGCGCGGCCCCTCTGGCACCCGGAGCCACCGTGGCgctgctccttcctgcctccccggAGTTCTTGTGGCTTTGGTTCGGGCTAGCCAAGGCCGGTCTGCGTACGGCCTTTGTGCCCACCGCCCTGCGCCGGGGACCCCTACTGCACTGCCTCCGCAGCTGCGGCGCGAGCGCGCTGGTGCTGGCGCCAG AGTTCCTGGAGTCCCTGGAGCCTGACCTGCCGGCCCTGAGAGCCATGGGGCTCCACCTGTGGGCTGCAGGGCCTGAAACCCATTCTGCTGGAATCAGCGATTTGCTGGCTGAGGTCTCGGCTGAATTGGATGGGCCTGTGCCTGGGTACCTATCTGCTCCCCAGAGCATAATGGACACGTGTCTGTACATCTTCACCTCTGGCACTACTG GCCTCCCCAAGGCTGCTCGGATCAGTCACCTGAAGGTCCTGCAGTGCCAGGGGTTCTACCAGCTGTGTGGTGCCCACCAGGAGGACGTGATCTACCTGGCCCTCCCACTCTACCACATGTCCGGCTCCCTGCTGGGCATTGTGGGCTGTTTGGGCATTG GGGCCACAGTGGTGCTGAAGTCCAAGTTCTCAGCTGGTCAGTTCTGGGAGGACTGCCAGAAACACAGGGTGACCGTGTTCCAGTACATCGGGGAATTATGTCGATATCTTGTCAACCAGCCCCCG AGTCAGGCAGAACGTGGACATAAGGTCCGGCTGGCAGTGGGCAGCGGGCTGCGCCTGGACACCTGGGAGCGTTTTGTGCGGCGCTTCGGGCCCCTGCAGGTGCTGGAGACGTATGGGCTGACAGAGGGCAACGTGGCCACTTTCAACTACACAGGACAGCGAGGTGCTGTGGGCCGAGCTTCCTGGCTTTACAAG CGTGTCTTCCCCTTCTCTTTGATTCGCTTCGATGTCACCACGGGGGAGCCACTTCGGGACACCCGTGGGCACTGTGTGGCCACATCTCCAG GTGAACCAGGGCTGCTGGTGACACCAGTGAGCCAGCAGTCCCCGTTCTTGGGCTACGCCGGGGACCCAGAGCTGGCCAAGGGAAAGCTGCTCAAGGATGTCTTCCGGCCTGGGGATGTTTTCTTCAACACTGGGGACCTGCTGGTCTGCGATGACCAAGGCTTCCTCCGCTTCCATGATCGCACTGGGGACACCTTCAG gtggaagggggagaatgtggcCACGACAGAGGTGGCAGAGGCCTTGGAGGCCCTGGACTTCCTCCAGGAGGTGAACGTCTACGGCGTCACCGTGCCAG GACACGAAGGCAGGGCTGGGATGGCAGCCCTGGTTCTGCGTCCCCCCCACTCGTTGGACCTCGTGCAGCTCTACGCCCATGTTTCCGAGAACTTGCCGCCTTATGCCTGGCCCCGGTTCCTCAGGCTCCAG GAGTCTCTGGCCACCACAGAGACCTTCAAGCAGCAGAAGGTCCGGATGGCGAAGGAGGGCTTTGACCCGAGCACACTGTCCGACCCGCTGTACATTCTAGACCAGGCGGGGGGCGCCTACCTGCCCCTCACGCCTGCCCGGTATGGAGCCCTCCTGGCCGGGGACCTTCGGATCTGA
- the SLC27A3 gene encoding solute carrier family 27 member 3 isoform X2 gives MATLLLLLLLLLLPLLLHLWPQWRWLAADLAFTVRALRCKRALRARALAAATADPQGPEGGCSLAWRLAQLARQRPAHTFLIHGAQCFSYAEAERQSNRAARAFLRARGWEGVSGYASRGAREGQGAAGSGEGQAARDGNGAAPLAPGATVALLLPASPEFLWLWFGLAKAGLRTAFVPTALRRGPLLHCLRSCGASALVLAPEFLESLEPDLPALRAMGLHLWAAGPETHSAGISDLLAEVSAELDGPVPGYLSAPQSIMDTCLYIFTSGTTGLPKAARISHLKVLQCQGFYQLCGAHQEDVIYLALPLYHMSGSLLGIVGCLGIGATVVLKSKFSAGQFWEDCQKHRVTVFQYIGELCRYLVNQPPSQAERGHKVRLAVGSGLRLDTWERFVRRFGPLQVLETYGLTEGNVATFNYTGQRGAVGRASWLYKRVFPFSLIRFDVTTGEPLRDTRGHCVATSPGEPGLLVTPVSQQSPFLGYAGDPELAKGKLLKDVFRPGDVFFNTGDLLVCDDQGFLRFHDRTGDTFRWKGENVATTEVAEALEALDFLQEDTKAGLGWQPWFCVPPTRWTSCSSTPMFPRTCRLMPGPGSSGSRSLWPPQRPSSSRRSGWRRRALTRAHCPTRCTF, from the exons ATGGCtaccctcctgctgctgcttctgttgcTGCTGTTGCCGCTACTGCTGCACCTCTGGCCTCAGTGGCGCTGGCTGGCAGCAGACTTGGCCTTCACGGTGCGCGCCCTACGCTGCAAACGCGCGCTCCGAGCACGCGCCCTGGCCGCGGCCACAGCCGACCCGCAGGGTCCGGAGGGGGGTTGCAGCCTGGCCTGGCGCCTCGCACAACTGGCTCGCCAGCGGCCGGCGCACACCTTCCTCATCCACGGCGCGCAGTGCTTCAGCTATGCTGAGGCCGAGCGCCAGAGCAATCGGGCGGCACGCGCCTTCCTGCGCGCACGGGGCTGGGAAGGGGTCAGCGGCTACGCTTCAAGGGGCGCCCGGGAGGGCCAGGGAGCAGCCGGAagcggggaggggcaggccgCGAGGGATGGGAATGGCGCGGCCCCTCTGGCACCCGGAGCCACCGTGGCgctgctccttcctgcctccccggAGTTCTTGTGGCTTTGGTTCGGGCTAGCCAAGGCCGGTCTGCGTACGGCCTTTGTGCCCACCGCCCTGCGCCGGGGACCCCTACTGCACTGCCTCCGCAGCTGCGGCGCGAGCGCGCTGGTGCTGGCGCCAG AGTTCCTGGAGTCCCTGGAGCCTGACCTGCCGGCCCTGAGAGCCATGGGGCTCCACCTGTGGGCTGCAGGGCCTGAAACCCATTCTGCTGGAATCAGCGATTTGCTGGCTGAGGTCTCGGCTGAATTGGATGGGCCTGTGCCTGGGTACCTATCTGCTCCCCAGAGCATAATGGACACGTGTCTGTACATCTTCACCTCTGGCACTACTG GCCTCCCCAAGGCTGCTCGGATCAGTCACCTGAAGGTCCTGCAGTGCCAGGGGTTCTACCAGCTGTGTGGTGCCCACCAGGAGGACGTGATCTACCTGGCCCTCCCACTCTACCACATGTCCGGCTCCCTGCTGGGCATTGTGGGCTGTTTGGGCATTG GGGCCACAGTGGTGCTGAAGTCCAAGTTCTCAGCTGGTCAGTTCTGGGAGGACTGCCAGAAACACAGGGTGACCGTGTTCCAGTACATCGGGGAATTATGTCGATATCTTGTCAACCAGCCCCCG AGTCAGGCAGAACGTGGACATAAGGTCCGGCTGGCAGTGGGCAGCGGGCTGCGCCTGGACACCTGGGAGCGTTTTGTGCGGCGCTTCGGGCCCCTGCAGGTGCTGGAGACGTATGGGCTGACAGAGGGCAACGTGGCCACTTTCAACTACACAGGACAGCGAGGTGCTGTGGGCCGAGCTTCCTGGCTTTACAAG CGTGTCTTCCCCTTCTCTTTGATTCGCTTCGATGTCACCACGGGGGAGCCACTTCGGGACACCCGTGGGCACTGTGTGGCCACATCTCCAG GTGAACCAGGGCTGCTGGTGACACCAGTGAGCCAGCAGTCCCCGTTCTTGGGCTACGCCGGGGACCCAGAGCTGGCCAAGGGAAAGCTGCTCAAGGATGTCTTCCGGCCTGGGGATGTTTTCTTCAACACTGGGGACCTGCTGGTCTGCGATGACCAAGGCTTCCTCCGCTTCCATGATCGCACTGGGGACACCTTCAG gtggaagggggagaatgtggcCACGACAGAGGTGGCAGAGGCCTTGGAGGCCCTGGACTTCCTCCAGGAG GACACGAAGGCAGGGCTGGGATGGCAGCCCTGGTTCTGCGTCCCCCCCACTCGTTGGACCTCGTGCAGCTCTACGCCCATGTTTCCGAGAACTTGCCGCCTTATGCCTGGCCCCGGTTCCTCAGGCTCCAG GAGTCTCTGGCCACCACAGAGACCTTCAAGCAGCAGAAGGTCCGGATGGCGAAGGAGGGCTTTGACCCGAGCACACTGTCCGACCCGCTGTACATTCTAG
- the LOC114489099 gene encoding LOW QUALITY PROTEIN: immunoglobulin superfamily DCC subclass member 3 (The sequence of the model RefSeq protein was modified relative to this genomic sequence to represent the inferred CDS: inserted 7 bases in 4 codons; deleted 1 base in 1 codon; substituted 1 base at 1 genomic stop codon) produces MMAHQAWSSPPAQPDSGHLGLLLRLPALLLPHCPKASPEKSRAAGLELAFVWELGDVAAVREHPLVLPCQVGGEPPVSISWQWDGPTLANDSGAILMPHGSLHLAALTTRWSLPSHAHEYHQVAQNCYGRPVSRRARIRVTLMPGGILYITSISQADVGTYHCMARNVADTWHRQDAQLTLSEEVLFLDLSSCCFHLTVGSSRLLQEPEILSGPQNLTLTVHQTAVLECTATGHRRPPVSCSRLGTQLLCVEGIQVPGTGAXIISDMSVRHSGIHVCAANQPGTCARHTAQGVLLVHGEPRGPSWPQSLSKPPGSSDICTHVAQGVPEPHLVWLKNRKVLSPGDNIRLTHNSSTRTPAGVSVKDEAIHQCVAENTAGSNQAGIHXAVTGDPGPPPVPRGLQAMTLFTSAIQVSWELPPSNRDITGYVLHLQLVGEAAGPGLQGAAGKGTCEHIFSNLEPAXAYSIHLXAHSAEGASQDSASVHXMGSIAAVLGFSTKVLNATSVQASWELPPQLGTWGFKFFHHKLLAPHFEGSLLLASSVSSFLCTDLEPGALCEISLSFSSNGDGDRSARCAPLHDVPLATAAEWGPVGGQQAWGQRRPLVSSKAGCPCSQGDSSSPPGLGVGIHVGLAAPTASWTGNIGAKPEGGLRHVMVLTLPIRTASSAVSSPECGAVLQAAPNRAGGRRGQTPSGEKPGEKIELIPQERASK; encoded by the exons ATGATGGCCCACCAGGCCTGGTCTTCGCCGCCAGCCCAGCCGGACAGTGGCCACCTGGGCCTGCTCCTGAGACTgccagccctgctcctccctcacTGCCCCAAGGCCTCCCCAGAGAAAA GCCGTGCTGCAGGCTTGGAGCTGGCTTTcgtgtgggagctgggagacgTGGCGGCTGTGAGGGAGCACCCACTGGTGCTGCCCTGTCAGGTGGGCGGTGAGCCGCCTGTGTCCATTTCCTGGCAGTGGGATGGACCGACCCTGGCCAATGACAGCGGTGCCATCCTGATGCCGCATGGCTCCCTGCATCTGGCCGCCCTGACCACCCGCTGGAGCCTCCCTTCCCATGCCCATGAGTACCACCAGGTGGCCCAGAACTGCTACGGGCGGCCAGTGAGCCGGCGGGCCCGGATACG GGTCACACTGATGCCTGGTGGCATCCTCTACATCACTAGCATAAGCCAGGCTGATGTGGGCACCTACCACTGCATGGCACGCAATGTGGCCGATACTTGGCACAGACAGGATGCCCAGCTGACCCTGAGTG AGGAGGTTCTGTTCCTCGATCTCTCAAGTTGCTGTTTCCACCTCACAGTGGGATCCTCACGGCTGCTCCAGGAGCCTGAGATCCTGTCGGGGCCTCAGAATCTCACACTCACAGTGCACCAAACGGCGGTGCTGGAGTGCACTGCCACTGGCCACCGGAGGCCACCCGTCTCCTGCAGCCGCCTGGGTACGCAACTGCTCT GTGTGGAGGGCATCCAAGTCCCGGGCACAGGAGC CATAATCTCCGACATGTCAGTCCGGCACTCAGGCATCCACGTCTGTGCCGCCAACCAGCCAGGCACCTGTGCTCGGCATACAGCGCAGGGAGTTCTGCTCGTGCACGGTGAGCCCCGAGGGCCCAGT TGGCCACAGTCCTTGTCCAAACCTCCAGGCAGCAGCGACATCTGCACCCACGTGGCCCAGGGTGTCCCTGAGCCCCATCTGGTTTGGTTAAAGAATAGGAAGGTGCTGAGTCCTGGGGACAACATTCGGCTGACCCACAACAGCAG CACACGGACACCAGCAGGGGTCTCAGTCAAGGACGAGGCCATCCACCAATGTGTGGCAGAGAACACTGCAGGCTCCAACCAGGCCGGTATTC CTGCTGTGACAGGGGACCCAGGGCCACCCCCTGTCCCCAGGGGCCTGCAGGCAATGACTCTCTTCACCTCTGCCATTCAAGTGTCCTGGGAACTGCCCCCCTCCAACAGGGACATCACTGGCTACGTGCTGCACCTTCAGCTGGTGGGAG AGGCAGCTGGCCCGGGGCTCCAAGGGGCTGCGGGCAAAGGCACCTGTGAGCAT ATCTTCTCCAACCTAGAGCCTGC AGCCTACTCCATCCACCTGTGAGCCCACTCGGCGGAAGGCGCCAGCCAGGACTCTGCCTCTGTCCA CATGGGCAGCA TCGCTGCCGTTCTGGGCTTCTCCACCAAAGTGCTCAATGCCACCTCAGTGCAGGCCTCCTGGGAGCtgccaccccagctggggacctggggctTCAAATTCTTTCACCACAAGCTGCTGGCCCCCCATTTTGAGGGTTCCCTACTCTTGGCCAGCAGTGTCAGCTCTTTCCTCTGCACAGATCTGG AGCCCGGAGCCCTCTGTGAGATCAGCTTGTCTTTCAGCAGCAATGGGGATGGTGACCGCAGTGCTCGCTGTGCCCCTTTGCATGACGTGCCCCTGGCCACTGCTGCAGAGTGGGGCCCAGTAGGagggcagcaggcctggggccagAGAAGGCCCCTTGTGT CATCCAAAGCTGGGTGCCCGTGCAGTCAGGGCGACAGCAGCTCACCGCCTGGGCTTGGGGTGGGCATCCACGTGGGCCTGGCTGCTCCCACTGCCTCCTGGACTGGAAACATAG GGGCTAAGCCAGAGGGAGGACTCAGACATGTTATGGTGCTGACCCTTCCTATCCGGACAGCCTCTTCTGCAGTCAGCAGTCCCGAGTGCGGGGCAGTGCTTCAGGCTGCCCCGAACAGAGCTGGGGGGCGCCGAGGCCAGACTCCGAGTGGAGAGAAGCCAGGGGAGAAGATCGAACTCATCCCGCAGGAGAGGGCATCCAAGTGA